In Cellvibrio polysaccharolyticus, a genomic segment contains:
- a CDS encoding YciI family protein: MKYLCLVYANENELHSLPDSPQDSECMAYATALHESGVLVAGEALEPVRTATTVRVRNNELLITDGPFAETKEQLAGFYLIEAKDLNHAIRKAAGIPPARVGSIEIRPVRELQTD, encoded by the coding sequence ATGAAATACCTTTGCCTTGTCTACGCCAATGAAAATGAACTCCACAGTTTGCCGGACAGTCCACAAGACAGTGAGTGCATGGCTTACGCCACCGCTTTGCATGAATCCGGCGTTCTGGTAGCCGGAGAAGCCCTGGAGCCGGTCAGAACGGCGACCACAGTAAGAGTACGCAACAACGAACTGCTGATTACAGACGGCCCCTTTGCCGAAACCAAAGAGCAACTCGCCGGTTTCTATTTGATTGAGGCAAAAGACCTTAACCACGCCATTCGTAAAGCCGCTGGCATTCCGCCAGCGCGGGTGGGCAGCATTGAAATTCGCCCGGTTCGGGAACTGCAAACAGATTAA
- a CDS encoding RNA polymerase sigma factor — MPDRFDQQSLNAFYQQESRRVLATLIRLLGDFDLAEDAMQEAFTAAWHQWPQAGIPANPYSWLVSTGRFKAIDLLRKRSRLQARETAWLEQQELLSDAENFAEPTGFIEDDRLRLIFTCCHPALSKEARVALTLREVCGLTTEAIARTFLVTPSTLAQRIVRARQKIRTANIPYEIPDQTIFAERLQSVLQVIYLVFNEGYSSLLPAAAGTPDLASEAIRLTRLLHELHTDDEINGLLALMLLQESRRATRVTENGDLILLEDQDRSLWNAELIGEGVSRVQEAWAAGNPGFYSLQAAIAALHAEAASAQDTDWHEISGIYTLLLNRYPSPVIALNRAIAVAMHEGAQAGIDLITPLIERELANYHYAYAARAKLYRQCGNTDAAKADYGKALNLSDREAEKAFLQAQLRAL; from the coding sequence ATGCCGGACAGGTTCGATCAGCAATCGTTAAATGCCTTCTATCAGCAGGAATCCCGGCGGGTTCTTGCCACGCTTATTCGCCTGCTCGGCGACTTTGACCTCGCCGAAGATGCCATGCAGGAGGCTTTTACCGCCGCCTGGCACCAATGGCCGCAAGCCGGCATTCCGGCCAACCCCTATTCCTGGCTGGTGTCTACCGGTCGCTTTAAAGCGATTGATCTATTGCGCAAGCGCTCCCGCTTGCAAGCACGCGAAACCGCCTGGCTGGAACAGCAGGAACTGTTGAGCGATGCAGAAAATTTTGCGGAACCCACCGGTTTTATTGAAGACGACCGCCTGCGGCTGATCTTTACCTGCTGCCACCCGGCGCTGTCCAAAGAGGCGCGTGTCGCACTCACCTTGCGCGAAGTTTGCGGCCTGACCACCGAAGCGATTGCCAGAACGTTTTTGGTGACGCCTTCCACTCTGGCGCAACGCATTGTGCGAGCGCGGCAGAAAATTCGCACCGCCAATATCCCTTATGAAATCCCCGACCAGACGATTTTTGCCGAGCGTTTGCAGTCGGTGCTGCAAGTTATTTATCTGGTATTTAACGAAGGCTATTCCTCGCTTTTGCCCGCTGCAGCAGGCACTCCCGACCTTGCCAGCGAAGCGATTCGACTAACCCGTTTACTCCATGAATTACACACGGATGATGAAATCAATGGCTTGCTGGCGCTGATGTTATTGCAGGAATCCCGACGCGCTACCCGCGTCACTGAAAATGGTGATCTGATATTGCTGGAAGATCAGGATCGCAGCCTGTGGAACGCCGAACTGATTGGCGAAGGCGTGAGCCGTGTTCAAGAGGCATGGGCTGCCGGAAACCCCGGTTTTTACAGCCTGCAAGCCGCTATCGCCGCACTACATGCCGAAGCCGCCAGCGCACAGGATACCGACTGGCACGAAATCAGCGGTATCTATACCTTGTTGCTGAATCGTTATCCGTCGCCGGTTATTGCTTTGAATCGCGCCATCGCCGTGGCGATGCACGAGGGCGCACAAGCGGGAATTGACCTGATTACGCCGCTGATTGAACGTGAATTGGCCAACTATCATTACGCCTATGCGGCACGGGCAAAACTCTACCGACAGTGCGGTAATACCGATGCCGCCAAAGCCGATTATGGTAAAGCACTGAATTTAAGTGACCGGGAGGCGGAAAAAGCGTTTTTACAGGCGCAGTTACGCGCCTTGTAA